From the genome of Aphelocoma coerulescens isolate FSJ_1873_10779 unplaced genomic scaffold, UR_Acoe_1.0 HiC_scaffold_97, whole genome shotgun sequence, one region includes:
- the SLC27A5 gene encoding long-chain fatty acid transport protein 5: MAVLGTLAAAVAGLLLLLVLVPAATAQLVPFLWDDLVAFGTMVRSALRCHRRLSRRPAVTLLDVFQLHARRRPRQPLLRFQDEIYTYEDMDRRSNRAAWALSRRLGLQSGRTVAVFLPNEPTYLWTWLALAKLGCPMACLNCNVRGRALRHALEAAQATLVLASPELREAVEEVLPDLERDGVRVFYLSSASPTPGVEALLPTIEAAPDEPLPARHRAGVTANSKAMYIYTSGTTGLPKAAVITELKMMMVANLARICGLRPDDVVYTTLPLYHSAGLLVGVGGCLEVGATCVLRAKFSASQFWADCRRYNVSVIQYVGELMRYLCNTPKRDDDREHGVRMALGNGMRAEVWKEFLQRFGPVAVWEFYGATEGNAGFINYTGKVGAVGRANMFLKLFTPFELIRYNVEEDEPVRDERGLCIPVKAGETGLLVVKITKNTPFHGYAGDSQKTEKKILRDVLAKGDVFFNSGDLLMMDHEKFIYFQDRVGDTFRWKGENVATTEVEATLALVSFIQEVNVYGVAVPGCEGRCGMAAVRLKDGATFDGDKLYTFTRDTLPAYAAPQFIRIQDALEITGTFKQCKSNLVKEGFDPSVIRDRLFFRDNAQKSYVPLTPDTFAAIRDMKLSL; encoded by the exons ATGGCGGTGCTGGGGACCCTCGCGGCGGCCGTGGCCgggctcctcctgctgctggtgctggtgccggcagccacagcccagctggtgCCCTTCCTCTGGGACGACCTGGTGGCTTTCGGCACCATGGTGAGGTCAGCGCTGCGCTGCCACCGCCGCCTGTCCCGCCGTCCCGCCGTCACCCTGCTCGACGTGTTCCAGCTGCACGCccggcgccggccccgccagcccctGCTGCGCTTCCAGGATGAGATTTACACCTACGAGGACATGGACCGGCGCAGCAACCGCGCGGCTTGGGCTCTGTCCCGGcgcctggggctgcagagcgGCCGCACGGTCGCCGTGTTCCTGCCCAACGAGCCCACCTACCTGTGGACATGGCTGGCGCTGGCCAAGCTGGGCTGTCCCATGGCCTGTCTCAACTGCAACGTGCGGGGCCGGGCGCTGCGGCACGCGCTGGAGGCCGCCCAGGCCACCCTGGTCCTCGCCAGCCCTG AGCTCCGGGAGGCCGTGGAGGAGGTGCTGCCGGACCTGGAGCGTGACGGCGTCCGCGTGTTCTACCTGAGCTCAGCGTCACCCACGCCGGGGGTCGAGGCGCTGCTCCCCACCATCGAGGCGGCCCCCGACGAGCCCCTGCCCGCCCGGCACCGCGCCGGTGTCACCGCCAACTCCAAGGCCATGTACATCTACACCTCCGGCACCACCG GGCTGCCCAAGGCCGCGGTGATCACGGAGCTGAAGATGATGATGGTGGCCAACCTGGCCCGGATATGTGGCCTGCGGCCCGACGATGTCGTCTACACGACGCTGCCGCTCTACCACTCGGCTGGGCTGCTCGTCGGGGTTGGGGGGTGCCTCGAGGTCG GAGCCACCTGCGTCCTGCGGGCCAAGTTCTCGGCCTCCCAGTTCTGGGCTGACTGCCGGCGCTACAACGTCTCCGTCATCCAGTACGTGGGCGAGCTCATGCGCTACCTGTGCAACACGCCCAAG CGTGACGATGACCGGGAGCACGGCGTGCGCATGGCTCTGGGCAACGGCATGAGGGCGGAGGTGTGGAAGGAGTTCCTGCAGCGCTTTGGGCCCGTGGCCGTCTGGGAGTTCTACGGGGCCACCGAGGGCAACGCCGGTTTCATCAACTACACTGGGAAGGTCGGGGCCGTGGGCAGGGCCAACATGTTCCTCAAG cTCTTCACTCCCTTCGAGCTGATCAGGTACAACGTGGAGGAGGACGAGCCCGTGCGCGATGAGCGAGGGCTCTGCATCCCCGTCAAAGCCG GTGAGACGGGGCTGCTGGTGGTCAAAATCACCAAGAACACCCCGTTCCATGGCTATGCCGGCGACTCCCAGAAGACAGAGAAGAAGATCCTGAGGGACGTCTTGGCCAAAGGCGATGTCTTCTTCAACAGCGGCGACCTCCTCATGATGGACCACGAGAAGTTCATCTACTTCCAGGACCGTGTCGGGGATACTTTCCG tTGGAAAGGGGAGAACGTGGCCACAACAGAGGTGGAGGCCACGCTGGCCTTGGTGAGCTTCATCCAGGAGGTCAACGTCTACGGCGTGGCTGTGCCAG GGTGTGAGGGACGCTGTGGCATGGCCGCCGTGCGCCTCAAGGATGGGGCCACCTTCGATGGTGACAAACTCTACACCTTCACGCGGGACACGCTGCCCGCCTACGCTGCCCCCCAGTTCATCCGGATCCAG gacGCTCTGGAAATCACAGGGACGTTCAAGCAGTGCAAGAGCAACCTGGTCAAGGAGGGCTTTGACCCCAGTGTCATCCGGGACCGACTGTTCTTCCGCGACAACGCCCAGAAATCCTACGTGCCGCTGACCCCCGACACCTTTGCCGCCATCCGGGACATGAAGCTCAGTCTTTAG
- the LOC138102635 gene encoding THAP domain-containing protein 7-like produces MPRHCSAAGCCTRDTRDTRGRGISFHRLPRKDDPRRVQWLENSRRRDPSGEGRWDPTSKYIYFCSQHFESSCFEVVGYSGYHRLKEGAVPTVFAVGPSRPPRTPRPKPPLADSDPPKPLRNARKWKRDPLPSPPAPPFPSDVSCFPRDTKDPGPPPAGDHGGVPALPGPSGAIPETLLVATGDEEATTTPALPEGAPPAPAAPAGPPGPPSPSLFMLRLPPRAGSYIQSEHSYQVGSALLWKRRAEAALDALDKAQRQLQAGKRREQRLRLRLAELQRERRGVPEPRRSPKDPPGPVEVELLGDGGR; encoded by the exons aTGCCCCGTCACTGCTCCGCCGCCGGCTGCTGCACCCGGGACACCCGCGACACCCGCGGCCGAGGCATCTCCTTCCACCG gcTGCCCCGGAAGGATGATCCCCGCCGGGTGCAGTGGCTGGAGAACAGCCGGCGCCGGGACCCCTCGGGTGAGGGCCGCTGGGACCCCACCTCCAAATACATCTACTTCTGCTCCCAGCACTTTGAGAGCTCCTGCTTCGAGGTAGTGGGCTACAG TGGCTACCACCGCCTCAAGGAAGGGGCTGTTCCCACCGTCTTCGCCGTGGGCCCCTCGCggcccccccggacccccaggCCGAAGCCCCCCCTGGCCGACAGcgaccccccaaagcccctccgGAACGCCCGGAAGTGGAA ACGGGACCCCCTCCCATCCCCGCCGGCCCCCCCGTTCCCCTCCGACGTCTCCTGCTTCCCACGGGACACCAAAGACCCCGGCCCCCCCCCGGCCGGTGACCACGGCGGTGTCCCGGCGCTTCCCGGCCCCTCGGGCGCCATCCCAGAGACCCTTTTGGTGGCCACGGGCGACGAGGAAGCCACGACCACTCCGGCTCTGCCCgagggagcccccccggcccccgcagcccccgcgggacccccgggacccccgtcCCCGTCGCTGTTCATGCTGCGGCTGCCGCCCCGCGCCGGATCCTACATCCAGAGCGAGCACAGCTACCAGGTGGGAAGCGCCCTGCTCTGGAAGCGCCGCGCCGAGGCCGCGCTCGACGCCCTGGACAAGGCCCAGCGGCAGCTGCAGGCGGGAAAACGGCGGGAGCAGCGGCTCCGGCTGCGCCTGGCCGAGCTCCAGAGGGAGAGAAGGGGCGTCCCGGAGCCGCGGCGGAGCCCCAAGGATCCCCCGGGGCCGGTGGAGGTGGAGCTGCTCGGAGACGGAGGGCGCTGA
- the LOC138102653 gene encoding myosin heavy chain, embryonic smooth muscle isoform-like, with product MEQWAGPRVWAWPVPEPSPLQEAGQLLWAELEAARAAKAGAELRAQEAESRCLARGVELEQLRQAVRAAQHSRRRAEQERDHVAAKVGHAPRPSPHVPYSPHAGDPGGLQAALEELREHNRGLREHLNQRLGQVEELRRALVAAGTRAREAQGAWARLAQEQRLLRERLQHPRDPPAPPEPALRARCAHLQELLQREAGARVALSRAARVTSRRLRVLVAEAEEQRLLGERYRLQARASEAAGRLLADQVAAVAAGTAQALAQGHHLRRELEDVGDGTAATARHVAVLRARLRCDPMNLSRTVRRMLRDGDDDSEDSGDSEDSGTPPATPLEPAPGAWGGLGPAPSTGGTP from the exons ATGGAGCAGTGGGCGGGGCCACGCGTGTGGGCGTGGCCTGTCCCAGAGCCCTCCCCTCTGCAGGAGGCggggcagctgctgtgggcGGAGCTGGAGGCCGCTCGTGCTGCCAAGGCGGGGGCGGAGCTCCGGGCACAGGAGGCGGAGTCTCGGTGCCTGGCCCGAGgggtggagctggagcagctgcggcag gCGGTGCGGGCGGCGCAGCATTCCCGGCGCCGGGCGGAGCAGGAGCGCGACCACGTGGCTGCAAAGGTGGGCCACGCCCCCCGCCCCAG CCCCCATGTCCCCTACAGCCCCCATGCTGGGGACCCCGGGGGGCTGCAGGCGGCGCTGGAGGAGCTGCGGGAGCACAACCGGGGCCTGCGGGAGCACCTGAACCAGCGGCTGGGCcag GTGGAGGAGCTGCGGCGGGCGCTGGTGGCCGCGGGAACGCGGGCACGGGAGGCGCAGGGGGCGTGGGCCCGGCTGGCACAGGAGCAGCGgctgctgcgggagcggctgcagcacccccgggacccccccgcgccccccgagCCCGCCCTGCGCGCCCGCTGCGCccacctgcaggagctgctgcagcgcGAAGCGGG GGCGCGGGTGGCCCTGTCCCGGGCCGCGCGTGTCACCAGCCGGCGCCTGCGGGTGTTGGTGGCCGAGGCGGAGGAGCAGCGGCTGCTGGGGGAGCGCTACCGGCTGCAG GCCCGTGCCAGCGAGGCCGCAGGCCGGCTCCTGGCTGACCAGGTGGCCGCGGTGGCCGCGGGGACGGCCCAAGCACTGGCCCAGGGCCACCACCTGCGCCGGGAGCTCGAGGACGTCGGGGACGGGACCGCGGCCACCGCCCGACACGTGGCCGTGCTCAGGGCACGCCTCAG gtgtgaccccatgAACCTGTCCCGCACGGTCCGGCGGATGCTGCGGGATGGGGACGACGACTCCgaggacagtggggacagcgaGGACAGCGGGACGccccctgccacccccctcGAACCTGCCCCCGGCGCCTGGGGGGGGCTCGGCCCagcccccagcactgggggAACCCCTTGa
- the ZBTB45 gene encoding zinc finger and BTB domain-containing protein 45, which translates to MPEAVHYIHLQNFSRSLLETLNGQRVAGQFCDVTVRIREASLRAHRCVLAAGSPFFHDKLLLGHSAIEVPPVVPSAAVRQLVEFLYSGSLVVAQSEALHILTAASVLQIKTVIDECTQIISQSRGPAVLPPPHKVPGPPLVSPPGPPPELESLSEPVPSGHSRKQRQPLRLAPALKEEQEELEEEEAEDEGGAQEGVVPPGVAPPPFPAPDPPFFGAPEVFPDAFLPPWPSDDGGGAFGPERGREALGGDSFGFGPPPPLPPPYEVGVEGGTVPTAPPVPPAGPPRGPQPPYQCGHCQKSFSSRKNYTKHMFIHSGEKPHQCSICWRSFSLRDYLLKHMVTHTGVRAFQCGVCCKRFTQKSSLNVHMRTHRPERFQCRLCTKGFSHRTLLERHAAASHPVPPPGPPPGPPPPPPEPGLSTWPGPDTAGAGPTHTA; encoded by the exons ATGCCGGAGGCCGTGCACTACATCCACCTGCAGAACTTCAGCCGCTCCCTGCTGGAGACGCTCAACGGGCAGCGCGTGGCCGGGCAGTTCTGCGACGTCACCGTGCGGATCCGCGAGGCCTCGCTGCGCGCCCACCGCTGCGTCCTGGCCGCCGGCAGCCCCTTCTTCCACGacaagctgctgctgggccactcggcCATCGAGGTGCCGCCCGTGGTGCCCTCGGCGGCCGTGCGCCAGCTCGTGGAGTTCCTGTACAGCGGCAGCCTCGTGGTGGCCCAGTCGGAGGCGCTGCACATCCTCACGGCCGCCTCGGTGCTGCAGATCAAGACGGTCATCGACGAGTGCACCCAGATCATCTCGCagagccgcggccccgccgtgcTGCCCCCGCCCCACAAGGTGCCAGGGCCACCGCTGGTGTCACCCCCAGGGCCACCTCCGGAGCTCGAGAGCCTCTCGGAGCCGGTGCCGAGCGGCCACAGCCGCAAACAGCGGCAGCCGCTGCGCCTGGCGCCGGCActcaaggaggagcaggaggagttggaggaggaggaggcagaggatgaAGGGGGGGCCCAGGAAGGTGTTGTCCCCCCAGGTGTGGCCCCCccacccttccctgccccagacCCCCCGTTTTTTGGAGCCCCCGAGGTTTTCCCCGACGCTTTTCTGCCGCCCTGGCCCAGCGACGACGGCGGCGGCGCCTTTGGGCCGGAGCGTGGCCGGGAGGCGCTGGGGGGGGACAGCTTCGGGTTTGGGCCCCCCCCGCCTTTGCCACCGCCCTACGAGGTGGGTGTGGAGGGGGGGACTGTCCCCAcggcccccccagtgcccccggccgggcccccccgcggcccccagCCCCCCTACCAGTGCGGCCACTGCCAGAAGAGCTTCAGCTCCCGCAAGAACTACACCAAGCACATGTTCATCCACTCAG GCGAGAAGCCCCACCAGTGCTCCATCTGCTGGCGCTCCTTCTCTCTCCGGGACTACCTGCTCAAGCACATGGTGACCCACACGGGCGTCCGCGCCTTCCAGTGCGGCGTCTGCTGCAAACGCTTCACCCAGAAGAGCTCCCTCAACGTCCACATGCGCACGCACCGCCCCGAGCGCTTCCAGTGCCGCCTCTGCACCAAGGGCTTCTCCCACCGCACCCTCCTGGAGCGCCACGCCGCCGCCTCCCACCCCGTGCCCCCACCGGGGCCGCCACCAGGGCCGCCACCGCCACCACCAGAACCTGGACTGAGCACGTGGCCAGGTCCGGACACTGCGGGTGCCGGCCCCACTCACACAGCATGA